From a single Raphanus sativus cultivar WK10039 chromosome 3, ASM80110v3, whole genome shotgun sequence genomic region:
- the LOC108845996 gene encoding uncharacterized protein LOC108845996, with translation MKILIMLMTVIVISEVCLVGACRSYCGNITVDYPFGIRNGCGHPGYRDLLFCMNDVLMFHISSGSYRVLDIDYAYQSITLHDPHMSNCGTIVLGGRGNGFEAEDWRAPYFSPTSDNVFMLIGCSPKSPIFQGFPEKKLPCHNISGMSCEEYMSCPAWDMVGYRQPSLSSGSGPPMCCAIGFESVKAINLSKLECEGYSSAYNLAPLKLRGPSDWAYGIRVKYELQGSDAFCRACVATSGTCGYESADGGGLRHVCICDHHNSTTNCDSVVTPTGASSSVRPKTIGSLIFYFITMNIGFQRRQMTY, from the exons atgaaaatcttgaTTATGTTGATGACAGTCATAGTAATCTCAGAGGTTTGCTTGGTGGGCGCGTGTCGATCATACTGTGGAAATATAACGGTTGATTATCCGTTTGGAATCCGGAACGGATGTGGGCATCCAGGGTATAGAGATCTCTTGTTTTGTATGAATGATGTGTTGATGTTTCACATAAGTTCAGGTTCTTATAGAGTGTTGGATATTGACTACGCGTACCAGTCGATAACGCTGCATGATCCTCACATGTCGAATTGCGGAACCATTGTACTTGGCGGCAGAGGCAATGGCTTTGAAGCTGAGGATTGGAGAGCTCCTTATTTCAGTCCTACCTCCGATAATGTCTTTATGTTGATCGGTTGTTCTCCCAAATCTCCTATATTTCAAG GATTTCCGGAAAAGAAATTACCATGTCACAATATCTCTGGAATGAGCTGTGAAGAATACATGTCGTGCCCAGCATGGGATATGGTTGGATATAGACAACCCAGCCTATCATCCGGGTCGGGTCCACCCATGTGTTGTGCGATTGGATTTGAATCAGTAAAAGCGATAAATCTAAGTAAGTTGGAGTGTGAAGGATACAGTAGTGCATACAATCTCGCACCCTTGAAGCTTAGAGGACCTTCTGATTGGGCCTATGGAATACGAGTCAAGTACGAGCTACAAGGGAGTGATGCGTTTTGTCGTGCGTGTGTTGCAACTTCCGGTACTTGTGGCTATGAATCTGCTGATGGTGGAGGGCTTAGGCACGTTTGCATATGTGACCACCACAATTCTACCACAAACTGTGATTCAG TTGTAACACCAACCGGTGCATCTTCAAGTGTTCGACCAAAAACCATTGGAT CACTGATCTTCTACTTCATAACTATGAACATTGGTTTTCAAAGAAGACAAATGACCTATTAA